One Streptomyces sp. ML-6 genomic region harbors:
- a CDS encoding HD domain-containing protein: MPDSTDLPAFTAVPVPDTALASAATQLVRDTTDDLIYHHSRRVYFFGGLRGRRGGLSFDPELLYVAAMFHDLGLGEEFRHSGRRFEVDGADEARRFLQGHGVPEDSIRRVWTAIALHTTPGIPSFMEPEVALVTVGVEYDVLGIGYDDIDEADRAAIVALHPRPDFKRRILRAFTKGIEAKPETTFGNVKADVLERYVPGFERGNFVDTILNSAWPE; encoded by the coding sequence CGGTTCCCGACACCGCCCTGGCCTCGGCGGCGACCCAACTGGTGCGCGACACGACCGACGACCTGATCTACCACCACTCCCGCCGCGTCTACTTCTTCGGCGGGCTCCGGGGACGCCGGGGCGGTCTGAGCTTCGACCCGGAGCTGCTCTACGTCGCGGCCATGTTCCACGACCTCGGCCTCGGCGAGGAGTTCCGCCACAGCGGGCGCCGGTTCGAGGTGGACGGCGCCGACGAGGCACGGCGGTTCCTGCAGGGGCACGGGGTGCCCGAGGACAGCATCCGGCGCGTCTGGACGGCCATCGCGCTCCACACGACCCCGGGAATCCCGTCGTTCATGGAACCCGAGGTCGCGCTGGTGACGGTCGGCGTGGAGTACGACGTGCTGGGCATCGGGTACGACGACATCGACGAGGCGGACCGGGCCGCGATCGTCGCCCTCCACCCCCGGCCCGACTTCAAACGGCGCATCCTCAGGGCCTTCACCAAAGGAATCGAAGCCAAGCCGGAGACCACGTTCGGCAATGTGAAGGCCGATGTGCTGGAGCGTTACGTACCCGGATTCGAGCGCGGCAACTTCGTGGACACCATCCTGAACTCCGCCTGGCCGGAGTGA